A portion of the Coriobacteriia bacterium genome contains these proteins:
- a CDS encoding lipase family protein, with amino-acid sequence MGSSEKGPGAARRGHVSSAEVAPVPSRPGSGAKLKKKPFKRRIFFASIVAVLVAALCICAVLVIRSIQERHGLAAVADPIVVLNPDGPGATQRAFSAELSYVDIASGDVPTTTTVNWDDDWFFRDSTAYNQQLATTCAVLSAIANAESDYYQASTNAPAYMEEALAQLGFDSVSTTSYRYRSEVVDEVLDAVTRGTDVVAYSLATKHLRSSDGRERTLVMVAVRGSYGSEWISNVNLGASAAHDTGESDHLGFSKAAQSVIDDVSERAGELAAQGQDVALLFCGHSRGGAIANLAASYADDIAHERHALAPLDAIYAYTFATPQVTRAANTADTLYDNIFNVLNPSDLVPRFPLETWGYHRYGTDVWLPGIGDAGFAEAYAGMQVHYLHNVGAVNPSDPNDRFEVDELVEKFARDIPSVDAIVSPRSLWSIATGLFHDIDVVRVLCSHYPGTYIAWLQATAESAGDALEDSQ; translated from the coding sequence ATGGGTTCGAGCGAAAAAGGGCCGGGAGCCGCTCGGCGTGGCCATGTCTCCTCGGCGGAGGTTGCCCCGGTGCCCTCTCGACCTGGCTCTGGCGCCAAGCTCAAAAAGAAGCCGTTCAAGCGTCGCATTTTCTTCGCTTCCATCGTGGCGGTTCTCGTTGCTGCCCTGTGTATCTGCGCCGTGCTCGTCATTCGTTCCATCCAGGAGCGCCACGGCCTCGCAGCCGTCGCGGACCCCATCGTGGTGCTGAATCCCGACGGCCCGGGAGCGACGCAGCGCGCGTTTTCCGCCGAGCTTTCCTATGTCGACATCGCCTCGGGAGACGTTCCCACCACGACGACCGTCAACTGGGACGACGACTGGTTCTTCCGGGACTCAACCGCCTATAACCAGCAGCTCGCCACGACGTGTGCCGTGCTGTCGGCCATCGCCAACGCGGAGTCCGACTACTACCAGGCCTCCACGAACGCGCCCGCCTATATGGAGGAGGCGCTGGCGCAGCTTGGATTCGACAGCGTGTCCACGACATCGTATCGCTACCGCAGCGAGGTCGTGGACGAGGTGCTCGACGCAGTGACGAGGGGAACGGACGTCGTCGCGTACTCTCTGGCCACGAAGCACCTGCGATCTTCTGACGGCCGGGAGCGGACGCTCGTCATGGTCGCGGTGCGCGGTTCGTACGGCTCGGAGTGGATCAGCAACGTCAACCTGGGCGCGTCGGCGGCCCATGACACGGGCGAGAGCGACCACTTGGGTTTCTCGAAGGCCGCCCAGAGCGTCATCGACGACGTGAGCGAGCGCGCGGGGGAGCTGGCAGCGCAGGGCCAGGACGTGGCGCTGCTGTTCTGCGGGCACAGCCGAGGAGGGGCCATCGCCAACCTCGCGGCTTCCTATGCCGACGACATCGCCCACGAGAGGCACGCGCTAGCGCCGCTCGACGCCATCTACGCGTACACGTTTGCGACGCCGCAGGTCACAAGGGCCGCCAACACGGCCGACACCCTGTACGACAACATCTTCAACGTGCTGAACCCCTCCGACCTTGTGCCGCGATTCCCCCTGGAGACGTGGGGCTACCATCGCTACGGGACGGACGTGTGGCTTCCCGGGATCGGTGACGCTGGGTTTGCCGAGGCGTATGCGGGGATGCAGGTCCACTACCTGCACAACGTGGGGGCGGTGAATCCGAGCGATCCCAACGACCGCTTCGAGGTCGACGAGCTCGTCGAGAAGTTCGCGCGCGACATCCCATCGGTCGACGCCATCGTGTCGCCGCGCTCGCTGTGGTCCATCGCCACGGGGCTCTTCCACGACATCGATGTCGTGCGCGTGCTGTGCAGCCACTACCCGGGCACGTACATCGCGTGGTTGCAGGCCACCGCCGAATCCGCAGGGGACGCGCTGGAGGATTCCCAATAG
- a CDS encoding MGMT family protein — translation MTGWAGTDRAGFFARVYDAVEQIPCGMVATYGQIARLVGAPRNARFVGYALHGNPRPWVPGAVGNPAEGSGTPCHRVVFADGRICEGFAFGGPDVQRTLLEAEGVPFRDATHVDLAACRWPVGA, via the coding sequence ATGACAGGTTGGGCAGGCACGGACCGCGCGGGGTTCTTCGCGCGCGTGTACGATGCGGTCGAGCAGATCCCCTGCGGCATGGTCGCCACGTATGGCCAGATCGCCCGCCTCGTGGGCGCACCGCGCAACGCCCGCTTCGTCGGCTACGCGCTGCACGGCAACCCACGGCCGTGGGTGCCGGGAGCTGTTGGTAATCCGGCGGAGGGCTCCGGTACGCCGTGCCATCGCGTCGTATTCGCCGACGGGCGCATCTGCGAGGGTTTTGCGTTTGGCGGCCCCGATGTCCAGCGTACCCTGCTCGAGGCCGAGGGCGTCCCGTTCCGCGATGCCACCCACGTCGATCTCGCCGCCTGCCGCTGGCCAGTGGGGGCGTAG
- the kdpC gene encoding potassium-transporting ATPase subunit KdpC, with amino-acid sequence MFKNVLVRAITTFVLFSIVCGIVFTLVMTGISQLVFNKQANGSIIVGNDGVAYGSEHLGQEFTDDAHLWGRPMSYDVNTYTDPDGNIAVYAGPSNASPSTPQYQETIDERVQALREANPDTTMDQIPVDLVTMSGSGLDPDISPDAAEYQVPRIAKARGISEDEVRAVIEKCTDGRFLGVFGEPTVNVLKVNLMLDGKIDA; translated from the coding sequence ATGTTCAAGAACGTACTCGTCCGCGCCATCACGACGTTCGTGCTGTTCAGCATCGTCTGCGGTATCGTGTTCACGCTCGTCATGACCGGTATCTCGCAGCTGGTGTTCAACAAGCAGGCCAACGGCTCCATCATCGTGGGCAACGACGGCGTGGCCTACGGCAGCGAGCACCTGGGCCAGGAGTTCACCGACGATGCCCACCTGTGGGGCCGCCCGATGAGCTACGACGTCAACACGTACACCGACCCCGACGGCAACATCGCCGTGTACGCCGGCCCGTCCAACGCCTCGCCCTCGACGCCTCAGTATCAGGAGACGATCGACGAGCGCGTCCAGGCACTGAGGGAGGCCAACCCCGACACGACGATGGACCAGATCCCGGTCGACCTCGTGACGATGTCCGGCTCGGGCCTCGACCCCGACATCTCGCCTGACGCGGCGGAGTACCAGGTGCCGCGCATTGCCAAGGCGCGCGGCATCAGCGAGGACGAGGTGCGCGCCGTCATCGAGAAGTGCACGGACGGCCGCTTCCTCGGCGTGTTCGGCGAGCCGACCGTCAACGTGCTCAAGGTGAACCTGATGCTCGACGGCAAGATTGACGCGTAG
- the kdpB gene encoding potassium-transporting ATPase subunit KdpB, with translation MSHSKTTSTGNALHDKKMVTRAIRDSFVKLNPKTQAENPVMLLVYISAILTTILFVISLFGVKDADASTGYILAIAIILWFTDIFANFAEAIAEGRGKAQADSLRAAKKDVDANKIPSVDKRDQVSVVPSASLKKGDLVIVKAGEQIPGDGEVIEGAASVDESAITGESAPVVREAGGDRSAVTGGTTVLSDWIVVRITSEYGESFLDKMIAMVEGAARKKTPNELALQIFLVALSIIFVLVVMSLYGYSLFSANQMGMANPTSITVLVALLVCLAPTTIGALLSAIGIAGMSRLNEANVLAMSGRAIEAAGDVDILMLDKTGTITLGNRQASRFVPVDGVSEQELADAAQLSSLADETPEGRSVVILAKEQYGLRGRTLEDKGMEFIPFTAKTRMSGVDFDGNEIRKGAADAVRTYVEAAGGTYSKECDEVVKSIANEGGTPLVVAKNHKVLGVIHLKDIIKQGVQEKFADLRKMGIKTIMITGDNPLTAAAIAAEAGVDDFLAEATPEGKLDMIRDFQKKGHMVAMTGDGTNDAPALAQADVAVAMNTGTQAAKEAGNMVDLDSSPTKLIDIVRIGKQLLMTRGSLTTFSIANDLAKYFAIIPALFLGLYPGLDALNIMKLTSPTSAVLSALIYNALIIVALIPLALKGVKYREVPAGKLLSRNLLVYGLGGIIAPFICIKIIDMILTVCGLA, from the coding sequence ATGTCTCATAGCAAAACTACGAGTACGGGAAATGCCCTCCACGATAAGAAGATGGTGACCCGGGCCATTCGCGACTCGTTCGTCAAGCTCAACCCCAAGACGCAGGCCGAGAATCCCGTGATGCTGCTCGTGTACATCTCGGCCATTCTGACGACGATCCTGTTCGTCATCTCGCTGTTCGGCGTGAAGGATGCCGACGCGTCCACGGGCTACATCCTGGCCATCGCCATCATCCTGTGGTTCACGGACATCTTCGCGAACTTCGCCGAGGCCATCGCAGAGGGTCGCGGCAAGGCGCAGGCCGACTCGCTGCGCGCCGCCAAGAAGGACGTCGACGCCAACAAGATTCCGTCGGTCGACAAGCGCGACCAGGTGAGTGTCGTGCCGTCTGCCTCGCTGAAGAAGGGCGACCTCGTCATCGTGAAGGCTGGCGAGCAGATCCCCGGCGACGGCGAGGTCATCGAGGGCGCCGCGTCCGTCGACGAGTCCGCCATCACCGGCGAGTCGGCCCCCGTTGTGCGCGAGGCCGGCGGTGACCGCTCGGCCGTAACCGGCGGCACCACGGTGCTGTCCGACTGGATCGTCGTGCGCATCACGAGCGAGTACGGCGAGAGCTTCCTCGACAAGATGATCGCCATGGTCGAGGGCGCCGCCCGCAAGAAGACGCCCAACGAGCTCGCGCTGCAGATCTTCCTCGTGGCGCTGTCCATCATCTTCGTGCTCGTCGTCATGTCGCTCTACGGCTACTCGCTGTTCTCGGCCAACCAGATGGGCATGGCCAACCCGACATCCATCACGGTGCTCGTCGCCCTGCTCGTCTGCCTGGCGCCCACGACGATCGGCGCCCTGCTGTCCGCCATCGGCATCGCCGGCATGAGCCGCCTCAACGAGGCCAACGTGCTGGCCATGTCGGGCCGCGCCATCGAGGCTGCCGGTGACGTCGACATTCTCATGCTCGACAAGACCGGCACGATCACGCTGGGCAACCGTCAGGCGAGCCGCTTCGTGCCCGTCGACGGCGTGAGCGAGCAGGAGCTCGCCGACGCGGCGCAGCTGTCCTCGCTGGCCGACGAGACGCCCGAGGGCCGCTCCGTCGTCATCCTCGCCAAGGAGCAGTACGGCCTGCGCGGCCGCACGCTCGAGGACAAGGGCATGGAGTTCATCCCGTTCACGGCCAAGACGCGCATGTCCGGTGTCGACTTCGACGGCAACGAGATCCGCAAGGGTGCTGCCGACGCCGTGCGCACGTACGTCGAGGCTGCGGGCGGCACGTACAGCAAGGAGTGCGACGAGGTCGTTAAGAGCATCGCCAACGAGGGTGGTACGCCGCTCGTTGTGGCGAAGAACCACAAGGTGCTCGGCGTCATCCACCTCAAGGACATCATCAAGCAGGGCGTCCAGGAGAAGTTCGCCGACCTGCGCAAGATGGGCATCAAGACGATCATGATCACGGGCGACAACCCCCTGACGGCTGCCGCCATCGCCGCCGAGGCCGGCGTCGACGACTTCCTCGCCGAGGCCACGCCCGAGGGCAAGCTCGATATGATCCGCGACTTCCAGAAGAAGGGCCACATGGTTGCCATGACGGGCGACGGCACGAACGACGCCCCCGCCCTGGCCCAGGCCGACGTCGCCGTTGCCATGAACACGGGCACGCAGGCGGCCAAGGAGGCCGGCAACATGGTCGACCTCGACTCGAGCCCCACGAAGCTCATCGACATCGTGCGCATCGGCAAGCAGCTTCTCATGACGCGCGGCTCGCTGACGACGTTCTCCATCGCCAACGACCTCGCCAAGTACTTCGCGATCATCCCGGCCCTGTTCCTGGGGCTCTATCCGGGCCTGGACGCGCTGAACATCATGAAGCTGACGTCGCCGACGAGCGCTGTGCTGTCCGCGCTCATCTACAACGCGCTCATCATCGTGGCGCTCATCCCGCTGGCGCTGAAGGGCGTGAAGTATCGCGAGGTCCCGGCTGGCAAGCTGCTCTCTCGCAACCTGCTGGTCTACGGTCTGGGTGGCATCATCGCGCCGTTCATCTGCATCAAGATCATCGACATGATCCTGACGGTCTGTGGTCTGGCGTAA
- the kdpA gene encoding potassium-transporting ATPase subunit KdpA: MNDVVQGVLYLAILVVLAYPLGGFMKKVMNGEKNLLSPVMGPCERGIYKLLHIDAQEEMSGKKYTLSVILFAVISFVFLWLLQMVQAFLPANPQGLSNVSWDLAFNTAASFMTNTNWQAYSGESTLSYLSQFLGLTVQNFVSAATGIAVLFALIRGLFRVGGKGLGSYWVDMVRIVFYILIPLNFVTTLCIAGGGVIQNLAPGQYTTLVEPIAVQYVDTDDDGVADSYEQIEGATIDGDKVYDAEGNEVEGAQIVDTQFIPGGPAASQVSIKQSGTNGGGFMGVNSAHPLENPSPWTNLVEMISLLLIPVALCFTFGQGVGNKKQGVAIFLAMFIMLVAFFAVIVVSEQAGTPQLADNGAVNISATDGQAGGNMEGKETRFGIITSSTWASYTTAASNGSVNSMHDSYTPMGGLITMLQMELGEVIFGGTGCGLYGMLAFAILTVFIAGLMVGRTPEFLGKKIEPFEMKWAALACLATPIVILVGSGIAALVPSVADSVNSANVGGPHAFSELLYAYSSGGGNNGSAFAGFNANTVFLNITIGLVMIFARFLPIVAILKIADSMGRKKKLAETAGTLSTTNGMFVFLLILVVLLIGALSFFPALALGPLAEFFTCVI; encoded by the coding sequence ATGAACGACGTTGTGCAGGGCGTTCTCTACCTCGCCATCCTTGTGGTGCTGGCATACCCGCTCGGCGGCTTCATGAAGAAGGTCATGAACGGTGAGAAGAACCTGCTCTCCCCGGTCATGGGCCCGTGCGAGCGCGGTATCTACAAGCTGCTCCACATCGATGCGCAGGAGGAGATGAGCGGCAAGAAGTACACGCTGAGTGTCATTCTCTTCGCCGTCATCAGCTTCGTGTTCCTGTGGCTGCTCCAGATGGTGCAGGCCTTCCTGCCCGCCAACCCCCAGGGCCTGTCGAACGTGAGCTGGGACCTGGCCTTCAACACGGCCGCCAGCTTCATGACGAACACGAACTGGCAGGCGTACTCCGGCGAGTCGACGCTGAGCTACCTGTCGCAGTTCCTCGGCTTGACGGTGCAGAACTTCGTGTCGGCCGCCACGGGCATCGCCGTGCTGTTCGCCCTCATCCGCGGCCTGTTCCGTGTGGGCGGCAAGGGCCTCGGCTCCTACTGGGTCGACATGGTCCGCATCGTGTTCTACATCCTCATTCCGCTGAACTTCGTGACGACGCTGTGCATCGCGGGCGGCGGCGTCATCCAGAACCTGGCTCCCGGCCAGTACACGACGCTCGTCGAGCCCATCGCCGTGCAGTACGTCGACACCGATGACGACGGCGTGGCCGACTCCTACGAGCAGATCGAGGGTGCCACGATCGACGGCGACAAGGTCTACGACGCCGAGGGCAACGAGGTCGAGGGCGCGCAGATCGTCGACACGCAGTTCATCCCGGGCGGCCCGGCGGCCTCGCAGGTCTCCATCAAGCAGTCCGGCACGAACGGCGGCGGCTTCATGGGCGTCAACTCGGCGCACCCGCTTGAGAACCCCTCGCCGTGGACGAACCTCGTCGAGATGATCTCGCTGCTGCTCATCCCCGTCGCGCTGTGCTTCACGTTCGGCCAGGGCGTCGGCAACAAGAAGCAGGGCGTGGCCATCTTCCTGGCCATGTTCATCATGCTCGTGGCGTTCTTTGCCGTCATCGTCGTCAGCGAGCAGGCGGGCACGCCCCAGCTTGCCGACAACGGCGCCGTGAACATCTCGGCGACTGACGGCCAGGCCGGCGGCAACATGGAGGGCAAGGAGACGCGCTTCGGCATCATCACGTCCTCCACGTGGGCCAGCTACACGACGGCTGCCTCCAACGGCTCCGTCAACTCCATGCACGATTCGTACACGCCCATGGGCGGCCTGATCACGATGCTCCAGATGGAGCTCGGCGAGGTCATCTTTGGCGGTACGGGCTGCGGCCTGTACGGCATGCTCGCCTTCGCCATCCTGACCGTGTTCATCGCCGGCCTCATGGTGGGCCGCACGCCTGAGTTCCTCGGCAAGAAGATCGAGCCGTTCGAGATGAAGTGGGCTGCGCTGGCCTGCCTGGCCACGCCCATCGTCATCCTCGTTGGCTCCGGCATCGCCGCGCTCGTGCCCTCCGTGGCCGACTCGGTGAACTCCGCCAACGTCGGTGGCCCGCACGCCTTCTCCGAGCTGCTGTATGCCTACAGCTCCGGCGGCGGCAACAACGGTTCCGCGTTCGCTGGCTTCAACGCCAACACCGTGTTCCTGAACATCACGATCGGCCTCGTCATGATCTTCGCCCGCTTCCTGCCCATCGTCGCCATCCTCAAGATCGCCGACTCGATGGGCCGCAAGAAGAAGCTGGCCGAGACCGCCGGAACGCTGTCCACGACGAACGGCATGTTTGTGTTCCTGCTTATCCTCGTCGTGCTGCTCATCGGCGCCCTGAGCTTCTTCCCCGCCCTGGCGCTCGGCCCGCTGGCTGAGTTCTTCACCTGCGTCATCTAA
- a CDS encoding sensor histidine kinase KdpD: MAAEDAGRSNPDELLKAIQREDSAKMRGHLKIFFGYAAGVGKTYAMLRAAQAAKARGVDVVVGYVEPHARPQTTAQLRGLKRIPTRSVSHGDITLQEFDLDATIARAPQLVLVDELAHTNAPGSRHAKRYQDVEELLKAGIDVYTTVNVQHIESLNDMVASITGVIVRERIPDRVFDDADQVTLVDIEPADLIDRLNSGQVYQERQAGRALTNFFTVENLTALREIALRRCADRVNRLSDEARAKSNREYYTDEHILVCVSPSPSNPKSVRTAARMAHAFHATFTALYVETPAMHDMGEEDRERLRQNINLAEQLGAKIETVNGDDVAFQIAEFARLSGVSKVVLGRSTLGRRSPFHRAPLTERLIELSPNLDVYIIPDTTKHVDITDPTRRHRLGPITHRMTWRDTWITVALMAASTAASSIGDLYGLSDASAIAIYMLGTQLTGIITLSRVYPIVASTAAVLLFNFFFVEPRFTFMAFDPAYIPTFIIMFVTALLASMLTARLARHAEQSAHTAFRMRVLLETNQMLQQATGSGEIVDAAGRQLVKLLGRDVVIYLPQGEYVDEPRTFTRDGSPIDAACVSENERATAQWVFKNNKHAGASTSTLPNSHCLYLAIRINDAVYGVAGIVLRGHRALDASESSMVLSILGECALALESDRAATQREEAAVLAKNEQLRANLLRSISHDLRTPLTAISGAADVLLCDGDKLDAERRQQLCRDIRTDSQWLISLVENLLSVTRIEDGTTDISMEAELVDDVVNEAVSHVTRTAQETEHKLVVQPHDELLLARMDAPLIVQVLVNLIDNAFKYTPRGSTVTVDAQRRDDRVMIQVADDGPGIPDEDKGHIFDMFYTGHTARPADGMRSLGFGLALCKSVIAAHGGTIEVLDNYPRGCIMRFYLPVEDVPGAPTGNAGTEAARGADASEA, translated from the coding sequence ATGGCAGCAGAGGACGCCGGCCGCTCGAATCCCGACGAGCTGCTCAAGGCGATACAGCGCGAGGACAGCGCAAAGATGCGCGGCCACCTCAAGATATTCTTTGGGTACGCCGCCGGCGTCGGCAAGACGTACGCGATGCTGCGCGCCGCCCAGGCCGCGAAGGCCCGCGGCGTCGACGTCGTGGTCGGCTACGTGGAGCCCCACGCCCGTCCGCAGACGACGGCGCAGCTGAGGGGCCTCAAGCGCATCCCGACGCGCTCCGTGAGCCACGGGGACATCACGCTGCAGGAGTTCGACCTCGACGCCACGATCGCCCGCGCCCCGCAGCTCGTGCTCGTCGACGAGCTGGCCCACACCAACGCGCCGGGCAGCCGCCACGCCAAGCGCTACCAGGACGTCGAGGAGCTGCTGAAGGCCGGCATCGACGTGTACACGACCGTCAACGTGCAGCACATCGAGAGCCTCAACGACATGGTGGCTTCCATCACGGGCGTCATCGTGCGCGAGCGCATCCCCGACCGCGTGTTTGACGACGCCGACCAGGTGACGCTCGTCGACATCGAGCCGGCCGACCTCATCGACCGCCTCAACAGCGGCCAGGTCTACCAGGAGCGCCAGGCGGGGCGGGCCCTCACGAACTTCTTCACGGTCGAGAACCTCACGGCCCTGCGCGAGATCGCCCTGCGCCGCTGCGCCGACCGCGTGAACCGCCTGTCCGACGAGGCGCGCGCCAAGTCGAACCGCGAGTACTACACCGACGAGCACATCCTCGTATGCGTCTCGCCCTCGCCGTCCAACCCCAAGAGCGTGCGCACGGCCGCACGCATGGCCCACGCGTTCCACGCCACGTTCACGGCCCTGTACGTCGAGACGCCCGCCATGCACGACATGGGCGAGGAGGACCGAGAGCGTCTGCGCCAGAACATCAACCTGGCAGAGCAGCTCGGCGCCAAGATCGAGACGGTCAACGGCGACGACGTGGCGTTCCAGATCGCGGAGTTCGCGCGGCTCTCCGGCGTCTCGAAAGTCGTCCTGGGGCGCAGCACGCTCGGGAGGCGCTCGCCGTTTCACCGCGCTCCGCTGACGGAGCGTCTCATTGAGCTCTCGCCCAACCTGGACGTCTACATCATCCCCGACACGACGAAGCACGTCGACATCACGGACCCGACGCGCCGGCACCGCCTCGGCCCCATTACGCACCGCATGACATGGCGCGACACGTGGATCACCGTCGCCCTCATGGCCGCGTCGACGGCGGCCAGCTCCATCGGCGACCTCTACGGCCTGTCCGACGCGAGTGCCATCGCCATCTACATGCTGGGCACGCAGCTCACGGGCATCATCACGCTCAGCCGCGTCTACCCCATCGTCGCATCGACCGCCGCAGTGTTGCTGTTCAACTTCTTCTTCGTCGAGCCGCGCTTCACGTTCATGGCATTCGACCCGGCCTACATCCCCACGTTCATCATCATGTTCGTGACCGCCCTGCTCGCCTCCATGCTGACGGCGCGCCTCGCCCGCCACGCCGAGCAGTCCGCCCATACGGCGTTTCGTATGCGCGTGCTGCTCGAGACGAACCAGATGCTCCAGCAGGCCACAGGCAGCGGGGAGATCGTCGACGCCGCAGGGCGCCAGCTCGTGAAGCTGCTGGGGCGCGACGTGGTCATCTACCTGCCGCAGGGCGAGTACGTCGACGAGCCGCGCACGTTCACACGCGACGGGAGCCCCATCGACGCCGCCTGCGTGTCCGAAAACGAGCGGGCCACGGCACAGTGGGTGTTCAAGAACAACAAGCACGCGGGCGCCTCGACATCGACACTGCCCAACTCACACTGCCTCTACCTGGCCATTCGCATCAACGATGCCGTGTATGGCGTGGCGGGCATCGTGCTGCGCGGGCACCGGGCGCTCGACGCCTCCGAGAGCTCGATGGTGCTGTCCATCCTAGGCGAGTGCGCCCTGGCCCTTGAGAGCGACCGCGCCGCGACGCAGCGCGAGGAGGCGGCCGTGTTGGCGAAGAACGAGCAACTGCGCGCCAACCTGCTGCGCTCTATCAGCCACGACCTGCGCACGCCGCTCACGGCCATCTCCGGGGCGGCCGACGTGTTGCTCTGCGACGGCGACAAGCTGGATGCCGAGCGCCGCCAGCAGCTCTGCCGCGACATCCGCACCGACTCGCAGTGGCTCATCAGCCTCGTGGAGAACCTGCTGTCCGTCACACGCATCGAAGACGGCACGACGGACATCTCCATGGAGGCCGAGCTCGTCGACGACGTCGTGAACGAGGCCGTCTCGCACGTGACGCGCACGGCGCAGGAGACGGAGCACAAGCTGGTGGTGCAGCCCCACGACGAGCTGCTGCTGGCCCGCATGGACGCGCCACTCATCGTGCAAGTGCTCGTCAACCTCATCGACAACGCGTTCAAGTACACGCCGCGAGGAAGCACGGTCACGGTAGACGCCCAGCGGCGCGACGATCGCGTGATGATTCAGGTGGCAGACGACGGCCCCGGCATCCCCGACGAGGACAAGGGGCATATCTTCGACATGTTCTACACCGGGCACACTGCCCGCCCGGCCGACGGAATGCGCAGTCTGGGCTTCGGGCTCGCGCTGTGCAAGTCCGTCATCGCGGCCCACGGTGGGACGATCGAGGTGCTCGACAACTATCCGCGCGGGTGCATCATGCGGTTCTACCTGCCGGTCGAGGACGTGCCCGGCGCGCCGACGGGGAACGCGGGTACGGAGGCGGCACGCGGTGCCGATGCCAGCGAGGCATAG
- a CDS encoding response regulator transcription factor translates to MTVDTKPLVLLVEDDSAVRSLLATTLETHGYRFVTAPNAAVAIAEAATRNPDLVLLDLGLPDLDGVDVIRKLRSWSTMPIIVVSARAEGSDKIEALDAGADDYLTKPFDVEELLAHLRASLRRASMTTASAPESSVFVNGDLRVDYAAGCAYLDGQELHLTPIEYKLLCLLARNVGKVLTHTYITRQIWGSSWDNDTASLRVFMATLRKKIERDPSHPRFIQTHIGVGYRMLRVESEDEPHGAAEA, encoded by the coding sequence ATGACCGTAGATACCAAGCCGCTCGTGCTGCTCGTCGAGGACGACTCGGCCGTGCGCAGCCTGCTCGCCACGACGCTCGAGACGCACGGCTATCGCTTCGTGACGGCGCCCAACGCGGCCGTCGCCATAGCCGAGGCGGCGACGCGCAACCCAGACCTCGTGCTGCTCGATCTGGGCCTGCCCGACTTGGACGGCGTCGACGTCATCCGCAAGCTACGCAGCTGGTCGACGATGCCCATTATCGTCGTGAGCGCACGCGCCGAGGGCTCGGACAAGATCGAGGCGCTCGACGCCGGGGCCGACGACTACCTCACAAAACCGTTCGATGTGGAGGAGCTGCTCGCCCACCTGCGAGCCTCCCTGCGCCGCGCGAGCATGACGACGGCGAGCGCCCCCGAAAGCAGCGTGTTCGTGAACGGCGACCTGCGCGTGGACTACGCGGCCGGGTGCGCCTACCTCGACGGGCAGGAGCTGCACCTCACGCCCATCGAATACAAGCTGCTGTGCCTGCTGGCCCGCAACGTGGGCAAGGTGCTGACGCACACGTACATCACGCGGCAGATCTGGGGCAGCTCGTGGGACAACGACACCGCGAGCCTGCGCGTGTTCATGGCGACGCTGCGCAAGAAGATCGAGCGCGACCCGAGCCACCCGCGCTTCATCCAGACGCACATCGGCGTGGGCTATCGCATGCTGCGCGTGGAGAGCGAGGACGAGCCGCACGGAGCCGCGGAGGCATAG
- a CDS encoding carbonic anhydrase: MGEGHEIAFRCTPQAAKDVLALGNEAYVRGGGTGRRASAVLRTKLVQDGQHPYAVIVTCCDSRVQPVSAFSAQLGDLFVTRTIGGYVGPVESASVEYGVAHLGAPLVVVLGHTHCGAVQAALEGGATGNIAVVVDDIAAAVGDTSDPREAERRNVRHSIERLLDNEQLRALADEGRIEICGAMYDLSSGVVTWL; the protein is encoded by the coding sequence ATGGGCGAGGGACACGAGATCGCGTTTCGCTGCACGCCGCAGGCGGCAAAGGACGTGCTTGCGTTGGGCAACGAGGCGTATGTGCGCGGCGGCGGAACGGGGCGGCGCGCGTCGGCTGTGCTGCGCACGAAGCTCGTGCAAGACGGGCAGCACCCCTACGCGGTCATCGTCACGTGCTGCGACTCGCGTGTGCAGCCGGTGAGCGCGTTCTCGGCCCAGCTCGGTGACCTGTTCGTGACGCGTACGATCGGCGGGTACGTCGGGCCGGTCGAGTCGGCGAGCGTGGAGTACGGCGTGGCTCATCTGGGCGCGCCGCTCGTCGTCGTGCTGGGACACACGCACTGCGGTGCCGTGCAGGCGGCGCTGGAAGGCGGGGCGACGGGCAACATCGCGGTCGTCGTCGACGACATCGCGGCAGCTGTGGGCGATACGAGCGACCCGCGCGAAGCGGAGCGCCGCAACGTCAGGCACTCCATAGAGCGCCTGCTCGACAACGAGCAGCTGCGTGCGCTTGCCGACGAGGGGCGCATCGAGATCTGCGGCGCGATGTACGACCTCTCCTCCGGCGTCGTCACCTGGCTGTAA